From a single Solenopsis invicta isolate M01_SB chromosome 6, UNIL_Sinv_3.0, whole genome shotgun sequence genomic region:
- the LOC105205199 gene encoding chitobiosyldiphosphodolichol beta-mannosyltransferase: MFDLPRKTITPSVPFSFEMLTLLILLLFPLVFFVVRKYCLRKFKSGKNVCVLVLGDIGRSPRMQYHAVSFAREGFTVDIIGYPGSPPIREISENARVRVHYLRPPPELRDRLPRLLCYVIKVVWQTVDLSWMLLRKHMSDLLITQNPPAIPTIPVCWLYCALIEAQFMIDWHNYAHSIMALSLGENHILVILAKIIETTFGYRAKHNFCVTKAMKEDLEKRWDIRAKVLYDRPTDKFHPITLAERNEFLRKLVEKYNISIPSKGTKRSGLIVSSTSWTEDEDFSILLCALQEYEDACEDGELNLPDLVCVITGKGPLKDFYKAIINLKKWKHVEVKTPWLENEDYPKILASADLGVCLHISSSGLDLPMKVVDMFGCRLPVCAYNFNCLSELVRHNDNSLVFTNEKDLAEQLKMWFRDFPNNETQRQLYEKFQGNMFTSQQNDNDWHSNWKLNVLPYCQE; the protein is encoded by the exons ATGTTCGATCTGCCGCGCAAAACCATAACACCATCTGTTCCATTTTCATTCGAGATGTTGACACTGTTGATATTATTGCTTTTTCCGCTGGTTTTTTTCGTCGTTCGTAAATACTGCCTGAGAAAATTCAAATCTGGCAAAAATGTTTGTGTGTTGGTGCTCGGTGATATTGGCAGAAGCCCGCGGATGCAGTATCACGCGGTTTCGTTCGCACGAGAGGGCTTTACCGTGGATATTATAGGTTATCCTGGCTCGCCGCCGATAAGAGAGATCAGCGAGAATGCGCGCGTGCGAGTCCACTACTTGCGACCGCCTCCCGAATTGCGAGATA gaTTACCACGTCTTCTCTGTTACGTGATAAAAGTTGTTTGGCAAACTGTTGATCTCTCATGGATGTTGCTTCGTAAACATATGTCTGATTTACTAATAACACAGAATCCACCTGCTATACCAACCATTCCAGTATGCTGGCTATATTGTGCATTGATAGAAGCACAATTTATGATTGATTGGCACAATTATGCTCATTCAATTATGGCATTAAGCCTGGGAGAAAATCACATTTTAGTTATATTggcaaaaattattgaaacaacATTTGGTTATAGGGCGAAGCATAATTTCTGTGTCACCAAAGCAATGAAAGAAGATTTGGAAAAGAGATGGGATATTCG agcAAAGGTCCTGTATGATAGGCCAACAGATAAATTTCATCCAATAACTTTAGCAGAGAGAAATGAATTTTTGCGTAAGTTAGttgaaaagtataatatatcaaTACCTTCAAAAGGTACTAAAAGATCTGGCTTGATTGTATCCAGCACTAGCTGGACTGAGGACGAAGATTTCTCGATCCTGTTATGTGCATTACAAG agTATGAAGATGCGTGTGAAGATGGCGAGTTAAATTTACCAGATTTGGTCTGTGTAATAACTGGCAAAGGACCATTAAAAGACTTCTATAAGGCtattattaacttaaaaaaatggaaacatGTTGAAGTAAAGACACCATGGCTTGAGAATGAAGATTATCCCAAAATATTAG CTAGTGCAGATTTAGGTGTATGCCTTCACATCTCATCCAGTGGATTAGATTTACCAATGAAAGTCGTTGACATGTTTGGCTGCCGTTTACCAGTTTgcgcatataattttaattg CTTATCCGAATTAGTGAGGCATAATGACAACAGTTTGGTGTTCACGAACGAGAAAGATTTGGCTGAACAATTGAAAATGTGGTTCCGAGATTTCCCTAATAATGAGACACAACGACAGttgtatgaaaaatttcaaGGAAACATGTTCACATCGCAGCAGAATGATAATGATTGGCACAGTAATTGGAAACTGAACGTATTGCCTTATTGTCAAGAGTGA
- the LOC105205200 gene encoding THAP domain-containing protein 1, producing the protein MVKACCVKNCKSSWFPGINLSFFCVPFSNKDLFNKWVGVIPSKGPIGKYSVICSEHFKDYDFKYSSGKRFLKKNVVPSSFSHDVLSDITLKSNITTSNLTQDVLHLDHIYSTSIILKEETVNTMNECEEDIKFKDIATQTKIELKHQNREHQLKEKIRCLQNKLRRREKRIDHMTALVKVLKRKLNAQIKCFKRMH; encoded by the exons atggtaaaagctTGTTGTGTGAAAAATTGCAAATCTTCTTGGTTTCCAGGAATTAACCTATCATTCTTTTG TGTTCCTTTTTCTAACAAAGACCTTTTTAATAAATGGGTAGGGGTTATTCCCAGCAAAGGTCCTATTGGAAAATATTCAGTTATATGTAGTGAACATTTTAAGgattatgattttaaatattcgaGTGGTAAacggtttttaaaaaaaaatgttgtgcCTAGTTCTTTCTCACATGATGTATTGAGTGAT attactttgaaatcaaatataacGACTAGTAATTTAACCCAAGATGTATTACATTTAGATCATATATATAGTACATCAATCATACTTAAAGAGGAAACTGTCAACACAATGAATGAATGTGAggaagatataaaatttaag GACATTGCTACTCAAACCAAGATTGAGTTAAAACATCAAAACAGAGAACatcaattgaaagaaaaaatcagATGTCTTCAGAATAAATTACGGCGCCGAGAAAAAAGAATTGATCACATGACTGCCTTAGTGAAAGTCCTAAAAAGGAAGCTAAATGCACAGATAAAGTGCTTTAAAAGAATGCACTAA
- the LOC105205201 gene encoding NHP2-like protein 1 homolog: MSSTTEEISPKAYPLAEPSLTIKILNLVQQALSYGQLKKGANEATKSLNRGQSEFIVMAADTQPLEILLHLPLLCEDKNVPYVFVRSKQALGRACGVSRPVVACSVLINNGSQLKPQIRAIQQEIERLLI; encoded by the exons ATGAGTAGTACG ACAGAGGAAATATCGCCGAAAGCGTATCCACTGGCGGAACCATCCTTGACCATAAAGATACTGAATTTGGTGCAACAAGCACTCAGCTATGGACAGTTGAAAAAGGGGGCGAATGAGGCGACAAAGTCCCTGAATCGCGGCCAATCTGAGTTTATAGTGATGGCAGCGGACACTCAACCGCTGGAGATTCTACTACACTTGCCATTATTATGCGAAGACAAGAACGTACCTTATGTTTTCGTGCGAAGCAAACAGGCTCTTGGACGAGCCTGCGGAGTCTCTAGGCCGGTCGTGGCTTGTTCGGTATTGATTAACAACGGCTCGCAATTAAAACCACAGATTAGAGCCATCCAGCAAGAGATCGAGAGACTTTTAATCTAA
- the LOC105205969 gene encoding blood vessel epicardial substance: MWICFDPIGSRIGWGTSISFVVLLYWTSITIDASLTNAAASNVPRNTVTSEIPASAHHENDECRNVTTDNREGTGLSVVSHGSGYPHSPIVPPTFLYGALTCQPYQGIYVNHIYFQLANAFFLLSHLAPSGIHGVLYLRCTLLVGCAFLALWGWTIACWLDAALWNALFVAINFVHVCTLLYKLRPIKFTREIEEVYVAVFQPLRVSRHQFRKVLNCMKTIRQLKYQEVYAQEKVTKVDSLSLVLSGKLVVSQNGRALHIVFPHQFLDSPEWFGVSTDEYFQVSITAMEESRILLWHRDKLKLSIISDQFLQAVFDHILGRDVVKKLMQVSETMAASSHQQQNGQIIGLGGIGALENDADTKLFVVKKTGDSQGITALISRQLQAAGDPNAWRLGRIEETDHETPV, encoded by the exons ATGTGGATCTGCTTCGACCCGATAGGAAGCCGAATAGGCTGGGGTACTTCTATCTCGTTTGTTGTACTCCTGTATTGGACCTCCATTACCATTGATGCCAGCCTAACGAATGCAGCCGCGTCCAATGTCCCTCGTAATACCGTCACATCGGAGATACCAGCGTCGGCACATCACGAGAACGACGAATGCAGGAATGTGACCACTGACAATAGAGAGG GTACTGGACTGTCAGTGGTCAGTCATGGATCCGGTTATCCTCATTCGCCGATAGTGCCTCCAACCTTTCTGTACGGAGCTCTTACCTGCCAACCCTATCAAGGAATTTACGTGAATCACATCTACTTTCAACTTGCAAATGCCTTCTTCCTATTGTCACACCTTGCACCAAGCGGCATACATGGTGTACTCTATTTAAGGTGCACTCTACTCGTGGGTTGTGCCTTTCTTGCTTTGTGGGGCTGGACAATAGCTTGCTGGCTGGACGCTGCTCTCTGGAATGCTCTCTTTGTTGCCATCAACTTCGTCCATGTATGCACGCTTCTATACAAGCTCAGGCCTATCAAGTTTACAAGGGAAATCGAAGAG GTATACGTTGCAGTGTTCCAGCCGTTACGAGTGTCTCGTCATCAGTtcagaaaagtattaaattgtatGAAGACCATTCGTCAGTTGAAGTATCAAGAAGTTTATGCACAAGAAAAAGTGACCAAAGTCGATTCTTTATCGTTGGTTCTGTCGGGAAA ACTAGTTGTGTCGCAAAATGGAAGAGCGTTGCATATTGTCTTCCCACATCAATTCCTGGATTCTCCAGAATGGTTTGGTGTCTCGACAGATGAATACTTTCAA GTATCAATAACAGCTATGGAAGAATCAAGGATATTATTGTGGCATAGAGACAAACTAAAATTAAGCATAATTAGCGATCAATTCCTGCAGGCAGTGTTTGATCACATTTTGGGCAGagatgtagttaaaaaattgatgcag GTGAGTGAAACAATGGCTGCTAGCAGTCATCAGCAGCAGAACGGACAGATAATTGGTCTAGGTGGTATTGGAGCCTTAGAAAATGACGCTGATACAAAgctttttgttgtaaaaaagaCTGGTGATAGTCAAGGCATCACTGCTCTCATCAGTCGTCAACTTCAAg CAGCAGGAGATCCGAATGCTTGGAGATTGGGAAGAATCGAAGAGACTGATCACGAAACACCCGTTTAA
- the LOC105205203 gene encoding uncharacterized protein LOC105205203 — translation MVSSCCICSKENNPLEPHRSFHRIPANEEMKKKWLHIIGRTVSYKGARVCSDHFTENDYNDINPYSRVKRLKNTAVPSVIVQKKENVKRKSLPFQKTAVNLYTDAEIISQNEKNAVYLSENLEVDDSETKHSESTNNELVLTQDTSENFIIFLNSEKEINVACIDNQKIDVNFETNINDTNKERKLPSELANSKMRKVLLKFSKHGTVCFTKTDFSSNEKWKKFLKCITYKSRENRIMRRRNKCLQKKILVFQDMLQDLLKKV, via the exons ATGGTTTCATCGTGTTGCATATGTTCAAAGGAAAATAATCCTTTGGAACCACATCGGTCATTTCACag GATACCAGCAAACGAAGAAATGAAGAAGAAATGGCTCCATATAATTGGTCGTACTGTCTCGTATAAAGGTGCTAGGGTTTGCAGTGATCATTTCACAGAAAATGATTACAATGACATAAATCCTTATTCAAGAGTCAAAAGATTGAAGAACACCGCAGTTCCTTCTGTGATTGTACAAAAAAA agaaaatgtaaaaagaaaatcattGCCATTTCAAAAGACTGCTGTAAATTTATATACTGATGCTGAAATCATAtctcaaaatgaaaaaaatgctgttTATCTTTCGGAAAATCTTGAAGTTGATGATAGTGAAACCAAGCACAG tgAAAGTACAAATAATGAATTAGTATTGACTCAAGATACAAgtgaaaatttcattatttttttaaattctgaaaaagaaataaatgttgcTTGTATTGATAATCAAAAAATTGACGTTAATTTTGAAACTAATATAAATGATACAAATAAAGAAAG aaaacttccGAGTGAACTAGCAAATTCCAAAATGAGAAAAGTTCTTCTAAAATTTTCCAAACACGGTACAGTATGCTTCACAAAAACAGATTTTTCATCAAACGAAaagtggaaaaaatttttaaaatgcattacTTATAAAAGTCGTGAGAATAGAATTATGCGACGAAGAAACAAATGCttgcagaaaaaaattctagtaTTTCAAGATATGTTGCAAGATTTGTTGAAAAAAGTTTAA